The DNA segment TTCACACCCTGCCGCTGGCCGCCGCGATTCGCGATGCGAAGCCGGATGCGCAGATATTCTGGGCGGCCGACCCGGCGGCGGCGGGCGCGGTCCTCGAGGGCAATCCCGATCTGGATGAAGTCATCCCCGTCGAAACCCGGAGATGGCGGAGGAATATCTTTTCGGACGGTTTCTCCGGCGTCTTCGCCGCACTCTCCCATCTTCGCAGATGCGCGCCGGATGTCGCCGTGGATGCGCAAGGTTTGATCAAGAGTGGAATCATCGCGCTCGCCTCCGGGGCCAGGAAGCGTGTCGGTTTCGCCCATGAAGCGTGCCGGGAGGGGATGAACGTTGTCTTCACGACGCACTGGGCCGACCCGCCGCCCCGTCCGCACCATGTCGTGGAAAAAAATCTCTCTCTCCTCGCGCCGCTGGGAATTCCGCATCCGGCCCTGGAGCGGCTCCGGTTTCCCCTGCCGGAGACGGCGCAGGAAGCCGCCTTCGCGGAAAACTTCATGCGCGGGGCGGGCTGTGGGGATGGCGCCCCGCTCCTTGTCGTTCATCCTGCCGCCGGGTGGGTGACGAAGCAGTGGGCGCCCGGGCGCTACGCCGCTCTCGGGGACGCCTGGCGGGAGATGACCCGAGGGAGAGTGCTCATCACCTGGGGGCCCGGGGAGGAGCATTTGGCGAAAGTGGTGGGAGACGCGATGAAAGAGACGCCGCTTCTGGCACCGCCCACCTCCGTCCGCGAGCTGGCCGCCCTGATTCGCAGGGTCTCGGTTTTCGCCGGAGGGGATACGGGGCCCCTTCACCTGGCCGCCGCACTGGGGATCCGCTGCCTGGCGCTGATAGGGCCGACCGATCCGGTGCGAAACGGTCCCTGGGGGGAGGGGCACGCCGTTCTGCACGAAAATCTGTCCTGCAGCCGGTGCTACGGCAGAAAATGCCCCGATATCGAGTGTCTTGACCGGCTGGCCGTGCCCCGCGCGGTCGCCGCGCTGGCCCGATTGTGGGAAAATCGTGCAAGGTCTTGATAAGTATGTGAAAATGAATGAGGTGTTTTGATGTCGCGGTATCTGGTTACGGGAGCGGCGGGCTTCATCGGCTCCCACCTTTGCGAGATTTTGATCGCGGATGGGCACGAGGTTCTCGGGATTGACCGGTTTTCGCCCCACTATGCGCGGGACGACAAGGAGGAGAACCTGGCCGGCTTGCGCCGGGAGAGTGCCTTCGAGTTCCGTGAACTGGACCTGGCCGCGGGCGGGCTGGAGGGCATCGCCTCAGACGTCGAAGGCGTCTATCATCTGGCGGCACAGGCCGGCGTCCGGGCCAGCTGGGGGAAGGAATTTTCCGTATATATCGAGGACAATATCCATGCGACCCAGCGGCTTCTGGAGGCGTTTTGCGGAAAGGAAATCGAGGGTTTCGTCTTTGCCTCCTCCTCCTCGATTTACGGGGACGCCGAGACGGCGCCCACGCCGGAGGACACCATTCCCCGGCCGGTTTCCCCCTACGGTGTCTCCAAGCTGGCGGGAGAGCACCTGTGCGGTCTCTACCACCGGAACCACGGCGTGCCCACGGTGTCGCTCCGCTACTTCACCGTCTACGGGCCGCGCCAGCGGCCGGACATGGCGTTTCACAAGTTCCTCGCGGCGGGAATCCGCGGGGAGGCCATCACCCTTTACGGCGACGGCGGGCAGAGCCGGGATTTTACTTATGTGAAAGACGCCGCCGAGGCGACCCGGGCGGCGCTTCGGAAAGGGAAGCGGGGCGGCGTCTACAACATCGGCGGCGGCCAGCGGGCGAGCGTGAACGAGGTGATTGCCTGCATGGAGGAAATTCAGGGCGCACCCATGAAGATCGGCCGGATGGACACGCAAATGGGAGATGTCCGCCACACCTGGGCGGACACGAAAAAGGCGCAGTCCGATCTGGATTTTTCGCCCAAAACGCAGCTGTCAGATGGCCTTCGTGCCGAGTATGAATGGCTATTGGGGAGAGAGAAAAAATGAGTATCAGCAAGGAGTTGCTCGACATATTGGCGTGTCCTGTCAGCAAGAAGCCCCTTGAGTTGAGCGGCGACGGAAATTTCCTCATCTGCCGGGAATCGAAGCTCGTCTACCGCATCGAGGACGACATTCCGATCATGCTGGTGGATGAGGCGATCCCTCTCGATGAATGGGAAAAAAGCCGCTCCGAGGGATAAAAATGGCTGAAGGTCTGGCCGTGCACCCTTTCAGCGGTGAAAGAGAGACTGTCTTGACTTCAAAGCGCCAGCCTCTGAGTGTCGCCATCGTCACGCAGAACGAAGCGTCGAATGTGGTGGCCTGTCTCGACAGCGTCGTTTGGGCCGATGAAATCGTCGTTGTGGATTCGGGAAGTGAAGACGAAACACGCGAGATTTGCCGCAGCCGGGGCGCGCTCGTTGTCGAAGCTCCCTGGGAAGGGTATTCCGCCCAGAAGAACCTGGCGCTGGAGCGGACCCGCTATCCCTGGATTCTCAGCCTTGATGCGGACGAGCGGGTGGGGGATGCCCTCCGGGGCCAGATCGAGCGGGTGCTCGCGGCCGATGGCCCGGCGGATGGCTACCGGGTTCCGCGGCGGAACTTTTTTTTCGGAAAATGGCTTCGCCACGGGGATCATTGGCCCGATCATCAGATTCGCCTTTTCCGCCGCGAGAGGGGCCAGTTTAACGGGAAAAGCGTACATGAGTCCGTCGTCATGGAAGGAGAAACCGGCGAATTGAGCGAGCCGCTGGATCATTTCAGCTACCGCACCCTTCACGAGTTTTTCGACCGCCAGGTG comes from the bacterium genome and includes:
- a CDS encoding glycosyltransferase family 9 protein — its product is MSERYLIIRLGALGDIVHTLPLAAAIRDAKPDAQIFWAADPAAAGAVLEGNPDLDEVIPVETRRWRRNIFSDGFSGVFAALSHLRRCAPDVAVDAQGLIKSGIIALASGARKRVGFAHEACREGMNVVFTTHWADPPPRPHHVVEKNLSLLAPLGIPHPALERLRFPLPETAQEAAFAENFMRGAGCGDGAPLLVVHPAAGWVTKQWAPGRYAALGDAWREMTRGRVLITWGPGEEHLAKVVGDAMKETPLLAPPTSVRELAALIRRVSVFAGGDTGPLHLAAALGIRCLALIGPTDPVRNGPWGEGHAVLHENLSCSRCYGRKCPDIECLDRLAVPRAVAALARLWENRARS
- a CDS encoding NAD-dependent epimerase/dehydratase family protein, whose product is MSRYLVTGAAGFIGSHLCEILIADGHEVLGIDRFSPHYARDDKEENLAGLRRESAFEFRELDLAAGGLEGIASDVEGVYHLAAQAGVRASWGKEFSVYIEDNIHATQRLLEAFCGKEIEGFVFASSSSIYGDAETAPTPEDTIPRPVSPYGVSKLAGEHLCGLYHRNHGVPTVSLRYFTVYGPRQRPDMAFHKFLAAGIRGEAITLYGDGGQSRDFTYVKDAAEATRAALRKGKRGGVYNIGGGQRASVNEVIACMEEIQGAPMKIGRMDTQMGDVRHTWADTKKAQSDLDFSPKTQLSDGLRAEYEWLLGREKK
- a CDS encoding Trm112 family protein produces the protein MSISKELLDILACPVSKKPLELSGDGNFLICRESKLVYRIEDDIPIMLVDEAIPLDEWEKSRSEG
- a CDS encoding glycosyltransferase family 2 protein, which produces MTSKRQPLSVAIVTQNEASNVVACLDSVVWADEIVVVDSGSEDETREICRSRGALVVEAPWEGYSAQKNLALERTRYPWILSLDADERVGDALRGQIERVLAADGPADGYRVPRRNFFFGKWLRHGDHWPDHQIRLFRRERGQFNGKSVHESVVMEGETGELSEPLDHFSYRTLHEFFDRQVRYAALAAEDMAGKGAVPRASDFFLRPIGRFLKGYVLKAGWRDGREGFIAAAGSAFYVFMRAAFLWENRRKGESA